The nucleotide window AGGTTATGTTTACCAGTCCTATGACTGAGCTGGCAATAACTGAATATGGGACCAGAACCCCGGACTCATTAAAGACACCGTAGCTCGCAACCCCCATGGGGTAGTAAACCTTGTTCAATGAAAGTGGGTTAGGGTATATGGAACTATAGGTAATGAGATCGTAAATCGACGTAGTTGTGTTCCCCACACCTCTTATGGTCACGTTGTATTCACCGGGGTTCAAAGTGATCGTCTTATTTACGAAGGTCAATATAGATCGTGAAGGGGGACTGAGTGACAGGAAAGTAGTATTCTTAGAATATACTTCAACTGAAATTGAACTGTTGGAGACAAGGAAGAGGTTTAGATGGAAAGGATAGGTTAGATTCAAGGTATAATACTCGTAGTATCCAGGTTGTAGCGAATAGGTCACGTTGGTGTTGCTCAAGTTATACGAATAGTTCAGCGTAACCTGACCCATGAAGGCGTAAAAAACCAAGTAGTAACTCCCTGGCATCAGAAGTAATTCGTTCCTATATGAAGAGTTAGTTATGTAGAGTCCAGTGAAGGCTGTTGTCGTTCCGTTAACGAAGGCGTTAAATTGAGAGGAAGTCATCAGTGAAACCTCAATGTCTCCAGACGCGTTCCAAGAATAGGTGAGTATCTGGGGGGATTTCACGTCTAATGGAAAGAAAATGAAGTGACCACTTGGAAGTACCGTTGAGTTAGACGTGGATATAAGGACATAAGGAGAAACTGATGCCACTAACAGAAGTATTATAAATAGCCATTTCATGATTCAAAATTCTTTAAAGAAATAAAAATGTTTTGTTTAAGTCGAAAGCCTGGGAGTTTATACTAAATTATTTTCTCTTCATGAAGAAAACTGCTCCTGCTATGACCAGAATAACAACTACTATGGCCACTACGGGCAGTAAACTCCCTAGCCCTGCAGATGTCCCAGTGCTAGACGGCGAAGTGGACGTGGATGTAGTGGATGTTGTGGTTGATGGAGCCCCGTACACTGCATAATAGACGTTTGAAGGATCGTCATAGACTACCAACTTACCGTTGACCACGAAATAATTGGACGAATTGAGGGCTACAAGATTACCGTTAACCTCTTTATATACAGTTACGGTCTGGTTCTTGAGGACTGAAACGTTAAATATTATACTGCCGTTGGCTTGAACCACAATTCTCTGTGCTGGATATTTTCCACCACTCACGTTCAGAACGGTCTCCGTTACGTTAGCTGGTTTAACTGGTGTGACGTTTATTACGTTCCCACTTGGAGTGACAACGAAGAACTGGTACGTACCGTTTATCGATACTTCCACTAGATGGGCACCCTCTCCATGGCCGTGCTCCACCACGAAAACTGGGTGGGACAGGTTGACGGAAGCAGTGGACTCAGCAAGACCATTATTAGTTATAATTATGACCGCCGGTTCTCCGTTAACTTTGACCTCAGTCTCCACCTCCGGCTTAGGAGGCGTCACTTTACCTGTGACTACCTTCAACTCTCCTGCAACTAGGCTAGAGTAAGAACTAGATATAATTCCTTGCCTAGACCCTTCCTTGGAAAGGAATGAGTCGTGGACATAGCCTAAAACAGTTCCATTAACTCCGAAAAACTCTATGGTAGAGAACTGGAAGTAACTTCTGCCCACGACTCCTAATTTACCAAACCCAATGTCAGTAAGGGCAAGACCCTCGCCCTTCCACACCAGGGCTGGTACGAGAGAGCCGTTGAAGTAAGCTAGAGTAGTGTTATAATTCGTCGAGGAATTCACGCTAGAGTTGCCAACCGTTAGCTCATCGTCTTCTGGAGCGTATCTTCTGGGGAAGTTTTGCTGAACTTCTACCTCATGGGTTGACTGTGCTATTAGTTTGGGAGTGGCTTGGACTAGGTCTAGGTTCTCATGATATTGCGCTACCCCTTCCTTCAATGGAAAAGTTACGTTAACTAGGCTGGTTCCGTTTATGAACACAAGAGTTAGTGTTCCCGTTTCGTTTACATAGCTCAGGGTTGTTATGCTACTACCATTCATTAGTAGTCCAGCCCATACGAGCTCTGACATTCCTGACGTGCTAACTATAACCCTAATTAGTTGAGGTATTTGGGAATCCACGTTTAGTAAACCATTTTGGTTCAACCTTATAGAAATGTTTCCGCTGTAGCTCGTGACCTTTCCGAACGTTAAAGCGTAAAGAAAGGTCGATCCCTCTATCTTTACACTTTCACCACTATAAGTCGAATTATATGTTGCATTGGAGAAGTAATAGAATGCAGATGAATTAGATAGATTAGACAAAACTCCATGCATATCATGCGTATCTTGTCCCATATCGTGCGCTATACCCAAGGATCCAACGTGATATAAGCTGTCAAACCTCTCGTAAGTTACACTCATTCCCGAAGACGAGGAGGATGCACTGGAAACCAGGCTTAAAGTTATAACTGATGCTAATAATCCAAAAATAATAAAAACTGAAAGCCTCCTAAATAGAGGTTTGAATTTTACCGCTTTCATTGGTGCTGTCATTTTCACCATGTGATAAGGGGGACATTTCTCTATAAAAATCAAACCATTATTATCCAGTTCCATTTCTAATGGAAGACTAAATTTATTGAAAATAGGAAAAAAGACGATCCTTATTTTGTAATATCTGACAAATAATAAAACTATAATTTTAACTTTTATCTTGTATAGTAGGTTTAATCAATTTGTTTAAATCTAATATTTGATTTATTTTTTCCTCTGAGAATCCTAGCTCCCTTAGAGCTTCCCTTATTGAAAGACCCTTGTTTAACATTTTTCCCAACTGTGATGCTTTATCGTACCCCACTAGAGGAGATACCACAGTTATGAGAGCTGGACTGCTCTCAGCGTACCTCTTCATTTTCTCAACGTTAGGTACAACGCCCCTTACTATCAATGAGGAGAACTTGCTAAGTCCTTCAGAGATTAGATCCACTTGGGTTGAAACATTGTGGCCAACGAGAGGAACCCCCATCGCCAATTCAAACTCTCCAAGATTTGAGGCAAACTGATTAGCCTGGTCAAGTCCAATAACCTGCGCGGCTATGAGCATTGAGGCTTCGGCCGTAACTGGGTTGGTCTTCCCTGGCATAATACTGCTTCCAGCTATCTCCTCCTGTGACGGTAGGTCTATCTCACCTATTGCCGTGAACGGTCCTGAGAACATCAATCTGAAATCCTGTGCTAACCTATAGAGCTCAGTCGCCACGGTTCTCATGATACCGCTTAAGGTTAGAAGATCAGTGAGGAGCCTTAATCCCCTGAACGGGTTCCCTAGGACAAAGCCTTGACCCGTAACTTCGTTGATTACCCTAACCACAGTCTCTCTGAACTTAGGGTGCGAATTAACTCCTGTACCAACTGCGGTTCCACCTAACGGAATTTCCTTTAAGTAACTTAGAATAAAGCTGAGGTTAGAGATGTCGTGCTCAAATGCGTCAGCATAAGCGTGTAATTCCTGACCAAAGGTTACGGGCATGGCGTCCCTAAGATGGGTTCTCCCGGACTTCACGACGCCCATGTATCTGTCCCCTGTATCCCTTAGGGAGTTTGCTATTTCCCTGAGAGAGGGAATTAGCTTCTCTTCCACCTGCTTCACCGCTGCTATTCTCGCAGCTGTAGGTACGGTATCATTAGAGGACTGGCTCATATTAACGTGGTCATTGGGGTGAACCTTTAGTCCAGAAATTTCCGATGCCCTCTCTGCCAAAACCTCATTGACATTCATGTTAAGTCCTGTTCCAGAACCCGTTTGGAAAACGTCTAAAACGATCTTGTTATCTAGTTTCCCATCCATAAGCTCCCTTGATGCTTGCTCTATTGCCTTAGCCACTTCCTTGTCAAGAATTCCTAGAGCTGAGTTCGCCCTAGCACATGAGAATTTTATTACGCCCATGGCATATATCAATGATTTGTGAAATTTGGTTCCAGTATTCATGAAAAGTTTGGGTGCGTTTTCGGTGTACTTCATAAGTAGAAACGAGACCTGGAGAATTATAGGTTTACCTGAAGACGATCTCAATCCTTCAGGATCCGTTACTAGAAAGATAAAATCCTTTAGGGACGTTTCTTGTCATGAGGTCACGGAATTAAAGCCGTCCCCTCTGGATTTAAGTCCTGTCTCTCGAAAAATCCTTAACTAATTTGAGATCGTACCTGCACGGATTGTATAGAGAAATGATAACTTTCGCTCTCTGATGCACCTAAAACTCGGAGTCCAATACCGTTGTTGTAGCCATCTGGAGCTCCAGACATTGGTTCAACAGCTACAGCTCCCTCCACCCCTGTATACAATTGAACGTAGTCCATTCCAGGTTTAGAAATCCTTACTTCAGAGTACTTCGAGGATAGAGTGACATCCCCAGGGAGGTAAAAGCAATCGTCGTATTTTCCTTCACTGATGATAAAGTCTTCCATCTCTCCTGTTGGTATGTTCTCCTTCATTATAAGCCGTTTACCTGCGTTGGGAGAGATCTTCCAGCTACCCTGAACTAAGAAGTAAGGATGAGACCCTACAATTAACGGTGCTTCCTCTTCTCCGACGTTTCTGATTTTCATGTCCACTGAGATGGAGTCAGTAAGAGTATACTTTACAATTAAGGCTAGGATAGATGGATATCCAGGATCTCGTATTTCGGTCTCCAACTCTATGGAGTTAGGCGTTAGTCTAGTCACTTGAAACTCCTTATACAGGATCAACCCGTGGATGGCGTTTCCATCCCTACCTAAAGGAAGCTGATAAGCCTTACCCTTCCACAGATATCTACCGTTCTTCACCCTATTGGCGAAGGGCACCAGAAGCGCCATACCGCCCCTAGTGGGTCTTTCAGTCCCTCTTAATATCACGTCTAGACCATCTAGTCTAAAAGAGAATAAGTACGCTCCCCTATCTGATATAATTGCCTCAGCCCTATCGTAGACTAATTTGTAAAAATTCATAAGTTAAGGGAGGTTATCAAGTTAAAAATTATCCCGTTATAAGGTTTAAGTTTTCAGTTCCTTCCTCAGTTCCTCAACTGCCCTCTTGATCTCATCCATTGAAGCCTCGTCCTCTATGGTGGTGAGATCACCAGCGTTAGAACCCATCATAACTGCCTTTATTACTCTTCTCATAACTTTTCCAGACCTGGTCTTGGGAAGCTTGTCCACGAAGTGGATCTGCGGAGTTACAATGGGACCCATGACTTTTCTGACATGGTTCTGTATTTCCTTCGCTAGGTCACTGGAGGGCGAGTATCCTCCCTTGAGTACCACGAACGCATGTACTTCCTCCCCCTTTACTGGATCCGGAACTCCGACTACAGCTGCCTCAGCGACTCCAGGATAAGAAGTTATGGCAGACTCCACCTCCCCCGCGCCTATCCTATGTGCTGCCACCTTCAAAGTCTCATCAGCCCTTCCCAGAACCCAGACATATCCGTCCTCGTCGACCATTGCGAAGTCCCCTGGATAATAGAGGGACGTGAACTTACTGAAGTAAGTCTTCCTTAACCTCTCCCCGTTATCGTTCCACATCCCAATCATCATGTTGGGAGGGAAGGGGGGCCTCATGACCAGATATCCTCTACTCCTTGGCTTCGAGGGATTACCGTCCTCATCCAAGACCTCTATGAAGTTTCCTGGAAGGGGAAATCCCGATGCAGGACCAGATTTCATGGGCATGTAAATAATACCCGGCAGGTATCCTAGGTTAGGCGCTCCAGTCTCAGTCTGCCACCACTGGTGAGACATGAAGACCTTTCCTCCTCCTAAAACTTCCAAACCCCACTTCCAAGGAGAGTAGTTCAGCACTTCACCGTTGGTAACTATGATCCTTAGGGAGGTCAGATCCCTGTTCTTAACATATTCATCACCGTACTTCATGAAATACCTTAGTGCAGTAGCCGAGGTGCCAAACGTGGTCGCCCTATATCTCTCAATCATCTCAGCCCACTTGTCTGGGTATGGGTAGTCCGGTGCGCTCTCATAAATGACCACAGTCCTCCCCATAACTAGAGGAGAGTAGGTTATGTAAGAGTGACCGACTATCCACCCTATGTCTGAGGT belongs to Metallosphaera tengchongensis and includes:
- the acs gene encoding acetate--CoA ligase, with amino-acid sequence MVEEAMKLQGQELEEKADYNMRYYSHLMKLSKEKPSEFWGTLAEDLLDWYEPWSQTMVQEDPLTRWFVKGKLNACYNAVDRHLNSSRKFKAAIIWESELGERRIVTYQDLFYEVNRWANALKSLGVEKGDRVTIYMPLTPEGIAAMLASARLGAIHSVIFAGFGSQAIADRVDDAKSKVIITADAYPRRGKVVELKRTVDEALNALGDKSSVKNVIVFRRMKTEVSMKEGRDVFFDEVGKYKYVEPARVDSNDPLFILYTSGTTGKPKGIVHSTGGYLAGTSAMLLWSYGLSQENDVLFNTSDIGWIVGHSYITYSPLVMGRTVVIYESAPDYPYPDKWAEMIERYRATTFGTSATALRYFMKYGDEYVKNRDLTSLRIIVTNGEVLNYSPWKWGLEVLGGGKVFMSHQWWQTETGAPNLGYLPGIIYMPMKSGPASGFPLPGNFIEVLDEDGNPSKPRSRGYLVMRPPFPPNMMIGMWNDNGERLRKTYFSKFTSLYYPGDFAMVDEDGYVWVLGRADETLKVAAHRIGAGEVESAITSYPGVAEAAVVGVPDPVKGEEVHAFVVLKGGYSPSSDLAKEIQNHVRKVMGPIVTPQIHFVDKLPKTRSGKVMRRVIKAVMMGSNAGDLTTIEDEASMDEIKRAVEELRKELKT
- a CDS encoding aldose 1-epimerase; this translates as MNFYKLVYDRAEAIISDRGAYLFSFRLDGLDVILRGTERPTRGGMALLVPFANRVKNGRYLWKGKAYQLPLGRDGNAIHGLILYKEFQVTRLTPNSIELETEIRDPGYPSILALIVKYTLTDSISVDMKIRNVGEEEAPLIVGSHPYFLVQGSWKISPNAGKRLIMKENIPTGEMEDFIISEGKYDDCFYLPGDVTLSSKYSEVRISKPGMDYVQLYTGVEGAVAVEPMSGAPDGYNNGIGLRVLGASESESYHFSIQSVQVRSQIS
- a CDS encoding class II fumarate hydratase; translated protein: MKYTENAPKLFMNTGTKFHKSLIYAMGVIKFSCARANSALGILDKEVAKAIEQASRELMDGKLDNKIVLDVFQTGSGTGLNMNVNEVLAERASEISGLKVHPNDHVNMSQSSNDTVPTAARIAAVKQVEEKLIPSLREIANSLRDTGDRYMGVVKSGRTHLRDAMPVTFGQELHAYADAFEHDISNLSFILSYLKEIPLGGTAVGTGVNSHPKFRETVVRVINEVTGQGFVLGNPFRGLRLLTDLLTLSGIMRTVATELYRLAQDFRLMFSGPFTAIGEIDLPSQEEIAGSSIMPGKTNPVTAEASMLIAAQVIGLDQANQFASNLGEFELAMGVPLVGHNVSTQVDLISEGLSKFSSLIVRGVVPNVEKMKRYAESSPALITVVSPLVGYDKASQLGKMLNKGLSIREALRELGFSEEKINQILDLNKLIKPTIQDKS